In a genomic window of Candidatus Palauibacter polyketidifaciens:
- a CDS encoding SPOR domain-containing protein has translation MNRSSSRFVVCGAKLPAALLLVLGVGGASGACGSPPEDQPAPLEGPTLVSGTSFERYGLLVIPRGGGVAEFRSIESPSTVRWTGRLSLEGVTAAHSLGSAAVLRRGRQLRLYTTSPVEAETPLPDVSAEARWIPSPAGGAFVSGDRILAVTLTGTAEVTADGAVHWAAPAAGDRVVALVEGANGAELAVWEAGESRPATTREVGTRGPVALAGWGRTIVTASGDGRGLTEWSIPGLEPAEGAEIGGAPSALAISPSQHRVFAASVDRPRFTVIDRYDWRELGSSRLEAPLEALRPGMTGDRLVAWDGSNAWSARAGKAGLDAVPGQWRADLPLALPGGAVLVSAESGLGLLRPDGGVAAVEGPADAWWLPFRWGRRLPVASAAVVPEDTLEDAEEALDALADSVPPGRRIGLLTVGRVGRTTDGSPALLDDLAPAPLPELPGGFYAVALSSRQAAALGQMRELLDASGYSTHVLRRVDEAGDMWHRLLVGPYETQSDAEGAALELRRERGIDAWIHEEGDEAMRRGP, from the coding sequence ATGAATCGTTCTTCCTCTCGCTTCGTCGTGTGCGGGGCGAAGTTGCCGGCTGCGCTCCTTCTCGTGCTGGGTGTCGGGGGTGCGTCGGGCGCCTGCGGAAGCCCCCCGGAAGATCAGCCCGCCCCCCTCGAAGGCCCGACTCTCGTCTCCGGCACGTCGTTCGAGCGGTACGGACTTCTCGTCATTCCGCGCGGCGGCGGAGTCGCGGAGTTCCGTTCGATCGAGAGCCCGTCCACCGTGCGCTGGACCGGACGCCTGTCGCTTGAAGGCGTCACGGCGGCCCATTCGCTCGGTTCGGCCGCCGTGCTGCGGCGGGGGAGGCAGCTTCGCCTCTACACGACCTCGCCGGTGGAGGCCGAGACCCCGCTTCCCGACGTATCCGCCGAGGCGCGCTGGATCCCGTCTCCCGCCGGGGGCGCCTTCGTGTCCGGGGACCGGATCCTCGCCGTCACCCTCACCGGCACCGCGGAGGTCACGGCCGACGGTGCCGTGCACTGGGCGGCCCCCGCCGCCGGAGATCGGGTCGTCGCCCTCGTCGAAGGGGCGAACGGAGCTGAACTCGCGGTATGGGAAGCCGGGGAATCGCGGCCCGCGACGACGCGGGAGGTCGGTACGAGAGGCCCCGTCGCGCTCGCGGGCTGGGGTCGGACGATCGTGACGGCGTCCGGGGATGGCCGGGGACTCACGGAGTGGTCGATACCCGGGCTCGAGCCGGCCGAAGGGGCGGAGATCGGCGGCGCGCCGTCGGCTCTGGCCATCTCCCCCTCGCAGCACCGCGTGTTCGCGGCGTCGGTCGACCGGCCGCGCTTCACGGTCATCGATCGCTACGACTGGCGCGAACTCGGGTCGTCGCGGCTGGAGGCGCCCCTCGAGGCGTTGCGGCCGGGCATGACGGGAGACCGGCTCGTCGCCTGGGATGGCTCGAACGCGTGGTCCGCGAGGGCGGGGAAAGCCGGTTTGGACGCAGTGCCGGGACAGTGGCGGGCGGACCTGCCGCTCGCGCTTCCGGGTGGAGCGGTCCTGGTGTCCGCGGAGAGCGGCCTCGGCCTCCTTCGCCCGGACGGCGGAGTCGCCGCCGTGGAGGGCCCCGCCGACGCCTGGTGGCTCCCGTTCCGCTGGGGGCGTCGCCTGCCCGTCGCGTCCGCCGCCGTCGTGCCGGAGGACACGCTGGAAGATGCCGAGGAGGCACTGGACGCACTTGCCGACAGTGTTCCGCCCGGCCGCCGCATCGGACTGTTGACGGTGGGGAGGGTCGGGAGGACGACGGACGGGAGCCCGGCACTCCTCGATGATCTCGCGCCTGCTCCGCTGCCGGAGCTTCCCGGCGGCTTCTACGCCGTCGCGCTCTCCTCGCGGCAGGCGGCGGCGCTCGGGCAGATGCGCGAACTCCTCGACGCCTCGGGCTACTCGACGCACGTACTGCGGCGGGTGGATGAGGCGGGCGACATGTGGCATCGGCTCCTCGTCGGCCCGTACGAGACGCAGTCCGACGCGGAGGGCGCGGCACTCGAGTTGCGGCGGGAGAGAGGGATCGACGCGTGGATTCACGAGGAGGGAGATGAGGCGATGAGGCGAGGCCCGTGA
- the rsfS gene encoding ribosome silencing factor, which produces MTHGPLPLEEVWRRLSERGDPSPELRSVAEAALERNARLPTILDLRGLSDVTDFFVIATGDSDTHARAISENILDRTREDGFRPVGVEGLNKGRWVLMDYVGLIVHVFLGEVREFYRLERLWGDAPLFELE; this is translated from the coding sequence ATGACGCACGGTCCGCTCCCGCTGGAAGAAGTGTGGCGCCGGCTCTCTGAAAGGGGAGACCCTTCCCCGGAACTCCGCAGCGTGGCGGAGGCCGCGCTCGAGAGAAACGCGCGCCTCCCGACGATTCTCGATCTGCGGGGGCTGTCCGACGTCACCGACTTCTTCGTCATCGCGACGGGTGACTCCGACACGCACGCCCGAGCGATCAGCGAGAACATCCTCGATCGAACGCGCGAGGACGGGTTCCGTCCCGTCGGCGTGGAAGGGCTGAACAAGGGTCGCTGGGTGCTGATGGACTACGTGGGTCTCATCGTACACGTCTTCCTGGGCGAGGTCAGGGAGTTCTATCGGCTCGAGCGGCTGTGGGGCGACGCCCCTCTCTTTGAACTGGAGTGA
- a CDS encoding SPOR domain-containing protein, with amino-acid sequence MSAAAVPFTWELPADARIVALVFEHSEAGRSATVVDTIATSIARRRGRTLVLNSESAPSPLDELAGAPERAESRGMAEFLAGQSRLARVAVRRADCPYVYLPAGQVPEGVVGLLESPALARFVSRVKEEDGTLFIVMSERGQPSPGLIDLIDGYIAVGSVPLEDHGMPCYGHVPFESSVAPTPAPGSEPAPAEDAAKPRPEPAPARESVKDVAEPLPEPAPTAAAEADPESGPDPAPVDSPPTPGKARHRRPRGPLVAALAIAALAVGNLWAYRNGWFDNAISRVGSMIAARNEAPAEVPAAETTPVEDGPAAEDPGTPTDLPEGAALTAPPEIAAPASIPPPPDESAVAAAFQSAAERPYSVLLGSFSDPAEAAERVAEIRTLHGGVLYFMAPTTIREVRYQRILAGAVASEAEASALMDELAAVGVAQEASAWLLRPVRLAYDLGVFTDRAGMEARIAQLASVGIPAYSLETALDGMPVFRVYGGAYENEAAATPMSDALDAAGESAPLIVRRGAATPSTP; translated from the coding sequence GTGAGCGCCGCCGCCGTCCCGTTCACGTGGGAACTGCCCGCGGATGCGCGGATCGTGGCGCTCGTCTTCGAGCATTCGGAGGCCGGGCGGAGCGCGACGGTCGTCGATACGATCGCGACCTCCATCGCCCGCCGCCGGGGGCGGACGCTCGTACTGAATTCCGAATCCGCGCCGTCGCCCCTCGATGAGCTGGCCGGCGCGCCCGAACGGGCCGAGTCCCGCGGCATGGCGGAGTTCCTCGCGGGCCAGTCCCGGCTTGCCCGCGTGGCCGTGCGGCGCGCGGACTGCCCCTACGTATACCTGCCGGCGGGACAGGTGCCGGAAGGCGTCGTCGGTCTGCTGGAATCGCCCGCGCTCGCGCGCTTCGTTTCCCGCGTTAAGGAGGAGGACGGGACGCTCTTCATCGTCATGTCCGAACGCGGGCAGCCCTCCCCCGGCCTGATCGATCTCATCGACGGGTACATCGCCGTGGGAAGCGTTCCCCTCGAGGACCACGGCATGCCGTGTTACGGCCACGTACCCTTCGAGTCGAGCGTGGCGCCCACACCAGCTCCGGGGTCCGAGCCGGCGCCCGCGGAAGACGCGGCCAAGCCCCGGCCGGAGCCCGCGCCCGCGCGGGAGTCCGTGAAAGACGTCGCCGAACCCCTGCCGGAGCCCGCGCCCACGGCGGCCGCCGAGGCCGATCCGGAGTCCGGGCCCGACCCGGCGCCGGTGGACTCTCCACCGACACCCGGGAAAGCCCGGCACCGCCGCCCGCGTGGGCCGCTCGTCGCGGCGCTGGCGATCGCGGCGTTGGCGGTCGGGAACTTGTGGGCGTACAGGAACGGGTGGTTCGACAACGCGATCTCCCGTGTCGGGTCGATGATCGCGGCCCGGAATGAGGCTCCGGCGGAGGTTCCGGCGGCGGAGACGACGCCCGTGGAGGACGGCCCGGCCGCCGAAGACCCGGGCACGCCGACGGACCTGCCGGAGGGCGCCGCGCTGACGGCTCCGCCGGAGATCGCGGCGCCGGCCTCCATTCCGCCGCCGCCGGACGAGTCTGCGGTCGCAGCCGCCTTCCAGTCGGCCGCCGAACGGCCCTACTCCGTCCTCCTCGGGAGCTTCAGCGATCCGGCCGAGGCGGCGGAGCGCGTGGCGGAAATCCGGACACTTCACGGAGGCGTGCTGTACTTCATGGCCCCCACCACGATCCGGGAGGTCCGGTATCAGCGGATTCTCGCCGGGGCCGTCGCGAGCGAGGCGGAGGCTTCCGCCCTCATGGACGAACTCGCGGCGGTGGGCGTGGCCCAGGAGGCGAGTGCATGGCTCCTCCGCCCCGTGCGACTCGCGTACGATCTCGGCGTGTTCACGGATCGCGCGGGGATGGAGGCGCGGATTGCCCAACTCGCGTCGGTCGGCATCCCCGCGTACAGCCTGGAGACGGCACTCGACGGCATGCCGGTCTTCAGGGTGTACGGCGGCGCGTACGAGAACGAGGCGGCGGCCACCCCCATGAGCGATGCACTCGACGCCGCCGGCGAAAGCGCGCCACTCATCGTGAGACGCGGCGCCGCCACTCCTTCAACCCCCTGA
- the smc gene encoding chromosome segregation protein SMC gives MKIKALTLRGFKSFADRTRIELHQGITAVVGPNGCGKSNLSDALRWVLGEQRPTAIRGSRMEEAIFGGTEARQPIHRAEVLLELSNEDGVLPVPYADVAIGRTVYRGGESEYTLNGTACRLKDILDLCRDTGLGSNAYAMIEGRMVDAILSDRAEERRTLFEEAAGIGRYKDRRRIAIRRLEQADSDLQRLEDVLIEVGSKVRSLAQQRGRAERHAKLRARLLQLEVAVADARLEETTRRLAEARAELERLEPDTGPDHVDLGTAETRAETLRLEYTDMERERAGVARRLEEARRAVEELERTRLLAGARASSARDRLATLEEEVRRNERRREDLRERVGQARSALKEGQSLAAEGAAEAAQLELRAEALAETARDAARARGAAREAVEEARREVERWRLELSVKEVRARDRSEELERRRPALDALAAQEDGLRAEAERASGREAQAGRAQEEARDRLRTAREAASSADGALSRGREEAADLEGRLAAARARASSLGSLVGSSALLPEAVAQLLKDRSAIPGLHGALSEFMEVSAPWAAAVESQLGPYLHGVVVRDVAAVRAVEAWLERRDGEEGLLVLPLDPGPLPGPAEAAAPLMRHVDAKGAGAVWVKALLAGIEVASSGDLTPRPHPWVDSEGRRQDRLGGVYVGGPTSEGLLSRRAELQALRAEVEALEADRVRSREAVEASGAGAAEALAQVNALQRSVSDAEAARREAEADRTSAEARLVRLEDERRELAGRIEQLEAFSDDEVSLSADDDARGGELDGKVSRLSSAYADAREKADAARAAADTGKAELHDAELAQARREAEVENRRGVEGRLAEAADDAEERSRTLAREVDGLHVLIAESQAQSEEVEASIGAALETRTRREANLAALERRIAERRARLDRLESELSEARRLERERVNARHRLELEVTQLEAGESAIRGRVEAEWDAPLAELRERVDPVDDAEPAEWEPELERVRRSIARIGPVNLLAQQEYEEEQKRLEFLTGQRDDLTRARDDLRTSIRRINREATSALMETFEQVRTNFHRTFDSLFEGGQCDLKFENPDDALDSPIEISASPRGKKTQRIHLLSGGERALTALALLFAIYLAKPSPFCLLDEVDAPLDETNILRFVGMLKEFKEETQFIVITHNPRTIENADWIYGVTMQEAGVSSIVGVEFNSATQVA, from the coding sequence TTGAAGATCAAGGCCCTGACGCTGCGCGGATTCAAGTCGTTCGCCGACCGGACGCGGATCGAGCTGCACCAGGGCATCACCGCTGTCGTCGGCCCGAACGGCTGCGGAAAATCGAACCTCTCCGACGCGCTGCGCTGGGTTCTGGGGGAACAGCGTCCCACCGCCATCCGAGGGTCCCGCATGGAGGAGGCGATCTTCGGAGGCACGGAGGCGCGCCAGCCCATCCACCGGGCGGAAGTCCTGCTCGAACTCTCGAACGAGGACGGCGTGCTTCCGGTGCCGTATGCCGACGTCGCGATCGGCCGCACGGTCTACCGCGGAGGCGAGAGCGAATACACGCTCAACGGAACGGCCTGCCGGCTCAAGGACATCCTGGACCTGTGCCGGGACACCGGGCTGGGCTCGAACGCCTACGCGATGATCGAGGGCCGCATGGTCGACGCGATCCTCTCGGACCGCGCCGAGGAGCGCCGGACGCTGTTCGAGGAAGCGGCGGGGATCGGGCGCTACAAGGACCGCCGCCGGATCGCGATCCGGCGGCTCGAGCAGGCGGACAGCGATCTGCAGCGGCTCGAGGACGTGCTGATCGAGGTGGGGTCCAAGGTCCGCTCGCTCGCGCAACAGCGCGGACGGGCTGAGCGCCACGCGAAGCTGCGGGCCCGGCTCCTGCAACTCGAGGTCGCCGTCGCGGACGCCCGACTTGAGGAGACGACGCGGCGGCTGGCCGAGGCACGCGCGGAACTCGAGCGCCTTGAGCCGGATACGGGGCCGGACCATGTGGATCTGGGTACGGCGGAGACCCGGGCGGAAACGCTTCGCCTGGAGTACACGGACATGGAGCGGGAACGGGCCGGTGTCGCACGGCGCCTTGAGGAGGCCAGGCGCGCCGTGGAGGAGCTGGAGCGTACCCGCCTCCTCGCCGGGGCGAGAGCTTCGAGCGCGCGCGACCGGCTGGCGACGCTCGAGGAGGAAGTGCGCCGGAACGAGCGCCGGCGCGAGGACCTCCGGGAACGGGTGGGGCAGGCGCGATCCGCCCTGAAGGAGGGGCAGTCGCTCGCCGCCGAGGGCGCCGCTGAAGCGGCTCAACTGGAGCTTCGGGCGGAGGCTCTGGCCGAGACGGCCCGCGACGCCGCGCGCGCGCGCGGTGCCGCGAGGGAAGCGGTCGAAGAGGCGCGCCGCGAGGTGGAACGCTGGCGCCTCGAACTCAGCGTGAAGGAGGTGCGGGCCCGCGACCGCAGCGAGGAACTCGAGCGGCGACGGCCCGCCCTCGACGCGCTTGCGGCCCAGGAGGACGGACTTCGGGCGGAGGCGGAGCGTGCGTCGGGACGCGAGGCGCAGGCGGGCCGGGCTCAGGAGGAGGCGCGCGACCGGCTGCGAACGGCGCGTGAGGCCGCGTCCTCCGCGGACGGGGCGCTGAGCCGGGGCCGCGAGGAAGCGGCCGACCTCGAGGGACGCCTCGCCGCCGCGCGCGCCCGCGCCTCGAGTCTCGGGTCTCTGGTGGGGTCGAGCGCGCTGCTCCCCGAAGCCGTGGCCCAACTGCTGAAGGACCGGAGCGCGATCCCCGGGCTCCACGGCGCACTGTCGGAGTTCATGGAAGTGTCCGCTCCCTGGGCGGCGGCGGTCGAGTCTCAGCTCGGCCCGTACCTGCACGGCGTCGTCGTGCGCGACGTGGCCGCGGTCCGGGCGGTCGAGGCGTGGCTCGAACGCCGGGACGGAGAGGAAGGCCTCCTCGTGCTCCCGCTCGATCCGGGCCCGCTCCCGGGGCCGGCTGAGGCCGCCGCGCCGCTCATGCGACACGTCGACGCGAAGGGGGCCGGCGCGGTCTGGGTGAAGGCGCTCCTCGCCGGCATCGAGGTCGCGTCGAGCGGTGACCTCACGCCGCGCCCGCACCCCTGGGTGGATTCCGAGGGGCGGCGCCAGGATCGGTTGGGCGGCGTCTACGTGGGAGGCCCGACCTCGGAGGGGCTCCTGAGCCGGCGAGCCGAACTTCAGGCACTCCGCGCGGAAGTGGAGGCGCTGGAAGCGGACCGCGTGCGGTCGCGGGAGGCGGTGGAGGCGTCGGGGGCCGGAGCCGCCGAGGCGCTCGCGCAGGTGAACGCGCTGCAGCGCTCGGTGTCCGATGCCGAGGCGGCGCGCCGCGAAGCCGAAGCCGACCGGACCTCCGCCGAGGCGCGGCTCGTCCGGCTGGAAGATGAGCGTCGCGAACTCGCCGGCCGGATCGAACAACTGGAAGCGTTCAGCGACGATGAGGTGTCGCTCTCGGCGGACGACGACGCCCGCGGCGGGGAACTCGACGGGAAGGTTTCGCGACTGTCCTCCGCATACGCGGATGCGCGAGAGAAGGCCGATGCCGCCCGTGCCGCCGCCGACACGGGGAAGGCCGAACTGCACGACGCGGAGCTTGCGCAGGCGCGGCGGGAGGCCGAGGTCGAGAACCGCCGCGGAGTGGAGGGCCGCCTCGCGGAGGCCGCCGACGACGCGGAGGAGCGGTCGCGGACGCTGGCGCGGGAGGTGGATGGGCTCCACGTCCTGATCGCGGAGAGTCAGGCGCAGTCGGAGGAGGTGGAGGCGTCCATCGGTGCCGCGCTCGAAACCAGGACCCGGCGTGAAGCGAATCTCGCCGCGCTGGAGCGCCGAATCGCCGAACGCCGCGCACGGCTGGACAGACTCGAATCGGAGCTGAGCGAGGCGCGTCGGCTCGAGCGCGAGCGCGTGAACGCCCGGCATCGGCTCGAACTGGAAGTCACGCAGCTCGAGGCCGGGGAGTCCGCGATTCGGGGCCGCGTGGAAGCGGAGTGGGACGCGCCGCTCGCGGAACTCCGGGAACGCGTCGACCCGGTCGACGATGCCGAGCCCGCCGAGTGGGAACCGGAGCTCGAGCGCGTGCGGCGCTCCATCGCCCGCATCGGCCCGGTGAATCTCCTCGCGCAGCAGGAATACGAGGAAGAACAGAAGCGTCTCGAATTCCTGACGGGACAGCGCGACGACCTGACCCGCGCGCGAGACGACCTCCGCACCTCGATCCGACGCATCAACCGGGAGGCGACCTCCGCGCTCATGGAGACGTTCGAGCAGGTCAGGACGAACTTCCACCGCACCTTCGATTCCCTCTTCGAGGGCGGACAGTGCGACCTCAAGTTCGAGAATCCCGACGATGCCCTGGATTCCCCGATCGAGATCTCGGCCAGCCCCCGCGGCAAGAAGACGCAACGGATTCACCTGCTCTCCGGCGGTGAACGGGCCCTGACCGCGCTCGCCCTGCTGTTCGCGATCTACCTCGCGAAGCCGAGCCCGTTCTGTCTGCTTGACGAGGTCGACGCGCCGCTCGACGAGACGAACATCCTCCGGTTCGTCGGCATGTTGAAGGAATTCAAGGAGGAGACGCAGTTCATCGTCATCACGCACAATCCGCGGACCATCGAGAACGCCGACTGGATCTACGGCGTGACGATGCAGGAGGCGGGCGTCTCGTCGATCGTCGGCGTGGAGTTCAACTCCGCCACGCAGGTGGCGTGA